In Pleurocapsa sp. PCC 7319, the following are encoded in one genomic region:
- the atpA gene encoding F0F1 ATP synthase subunit alpha yields MVSIRPDEISSIIRQQIESYEQDVQVSNVGTVLQVGDGIARIYGLEQAMAGELLEFEDGTVGIALNLEEDNVGAVLMGTGFGIQEGSTVKATSKIASIPVGEALIGRVVDSLAEPIDGKGDINTSETRLIESMAPGIIERKSVCEPLQTGITAIDAMIPVGRGQRELIIGDRQTGKTAVAVDTIINQQGEDVVCVYVAVGQKASTVAQVVGTLESKGAMDYTVVVAANANDPATLQYLAPYTGAAIAEYFMYKGKATLIIYDDLSKQAQAYRQMSLLLRRPPGREAYPGDVFYLHSRLLERAAKLSDELGGGSMTALPIIETQAGDVSAYIPTNVISITDGQIFLSSDLFNAGFRPAINAGVSVSRVGSAAQTKAMKQVAGKLKLELAQFAELEAFAQFASDLDAATQNQLARGQRLRQILKQPQNSPLSVAEQVAGVYAGLNGYLDEVPVEKASEFAQGLRDYIGTSKPKYTEIIASEKKLTDEAENLLKEAINEFKQSFMAAA; encoded by the coding sequence ATGGTTAGCATCAGACCAGACGAAATTAGCAGCATTATTCGCCAGCAGATCGAATCTTACGAACAAGATGTTCAAGTATCCAATGTAGGAACTGTTCTCCAGGTAGGGGATGGCATCGCTCGGATCTATGGACTAGAACAGGCAATGGCTGGGGAACTTCTAGAATTTGAAGACGGTACAGTAGGTATTGCCCTCAACCTAGAAGAAGATAACGTCGGTGCCGTACTTATGGGTACAGGCTTCGGTATTCAAGAAGGTAGTACAGTTAAAGCTACTAGTAAAATTGCTTCAATTCCTGTAGGAGAAGCTTTGATCGGTAGAGTTGTTGATTCATTGGCTGAACCTATAGATGGTAAAGGTGATATCAATACCAGCGAAACCCGTTTGATTGAATCCATGGCACCTGGGATTATTGAACGTAAGTCAGTTTGTGAACCACTGCAAACTGGTATTACCGCTATTGATGCGATGATTCCCGTAGGTCGTGGTCAGCGAGAGTTAATCATTGGCGATCGCCAAACAGGAAAAACTGCTGTAGCAGTAGACACTATCATTAACCAACAGGGTGAAGACGTAGTCTGTGTTTACGTTGCTGTGGGACAAAAAGCCTCTACAGTAGCCCAGGTAGTCGGCACCTTAGAATCTAAAGGCGCGATGGACTACACAGTTGTAGTGGCTGCTAACGCCAATGATCCGGCAACTCTTCAGTATCTTGCTCCTTATACTGGCGCAGCGATCGCTGAATACTTCATGTATAAAGGTAAGGCAACTTTGATTATTTATGATGACTTGTCCAAGCAAGCTCAAGCATATCGTCAAATGTCCTTGTTACTTCGTCGTCCACCAGGTCGTGAAGCATATCCTGGAGACGTATTCTATCTTCATTCCCGTCTGTTAGAGCGTGCAGCAAAATTAAGTGATGAATTAGGTGGTGGTAGTATGACAGCGCTACCCATTATCGAAACTCAAGCTGGTGACGTATCTGCCTATATTCCTACCAACGTAATTTCGATTACTGATGGTCAAATTTTCTTATCTTCTGACCTCTTTAACGCTGGTTTCCGTCCAGCAATCAACGCCGGGGTTTCGGTATCCCGTGTAGGTTCTGCGGCTCAAACTAAAGCGATGAAACAGGTAGCAGGTAAACTCAAACTGGAATTAGCTCAGTTTGCTGAACTAGAAGCTTTTGCTCAGTTCGCTTCTGACTTAGACGCAGCGACTCAAAACCAATTAGCACGAGGTCAACGTTTACGCCAAATCCTCAAACAGCCTCAAAATTCTCCCCTATCCGTAGCGGAGCAAGTAGCAGGGGTATATGCTGGTTTAAATGGCTATTTGGATGAAGTTCCTGTAGAAAAAGCGAGTGAATTCGCCCAAGGATTACGTGATTATATAGGTACTAGCAAGCCAAAATACACAGAAATCATCGCTTCTGAGAAAAAATTAACCGATGAAGCCGAAAATCTTCTGAAAGAAGCGATTAACGAATTTAAACAATCCTTCATGGCAGCAGCCTAA
- the atpH gene encoding ATP synthase F1 subunit delta — translation MSGTLVSSEIGEPYAQALMSLAQQNNLTEQFGETFRSLSSLLSESAEFKDFVLNPVIKGEDKKAVLKQVMGNDANPYLVNFMMLLVDKRRIVFLESIVEQYLNLLRKLNQTVLAEVTSATELNEEQRNNLVEKVKAFTDARDVELKTSIDPDLIGGVIIKVGSKVIDASLRGQLRRISISLNQ, via the coding sequence ATGAGTGGAACTCTAGTCAGTAGTGAAATTGGCGAACCCTATGCTCAGGCATTAATGTCTTTAGCACAGCAAAATAACTTAACCGAACAGTTTGGCGAAACCTTTCGTTCTTTGAGTTCTCTTTTATCAGAGTCGGCAGAATTTAAAGATTTTGTGCTTAATCCTGTGATTAAAGGAGAAGACAAAAAAGCAGTGTTGAAGCAAGTAATGGGTAACGACGCAAACCCTTACTTAGTAAACTTTATGATGCTATTAGTCGATAAAAGACGCATTGTTTTTCTGGAGTCTATTGTCGAGCAGTATCTCAACTTGCTACGCAAACTCAACCAAACTGTTCTAGCCGAAGTGACTTCAGCGACAGAACTAAATGAAGAACAAAGAAATAACTTGGTTGAGAAAGTGAAAGCATTCACTGATGCTCGTGATGTAGAGCTTAAAACTAGTATTGACCCTGATTTGATTGGAGGAGTCATAATTAAGGTTGGTTCAAAAGTAATTGATGCCAGTCTTCGTGGACAACTTCGTCGCATTAGTATCAGTCTAAATCAATAA